The proteins below come from a single Microbacterium sp. SLBN-154 genomic window:
- a CDS encoding nuclear transport factor 2 family protein encodes MRTPTHDEVIQAAAGIVDAYAATDGWRYFSLFAPSATFLFHTEPCRLDDRAAYERLWDSWIGEGWRVVSCVSSDPLVQLHPGFAVFTHTVDTTVATEDGEDSFRERETIVFAVEDAQLVAVHEHLSPLS; translated from the coding sequence ATGAGGACCCCGACGCACGACGAGGTGATCCAGGCGGCGGCCGGGATCGTCGACGCCTACGCCGCCACCGACGGCTGGCGGTACTTCTCCCTGTTCGCGCCCTCGGCGACCTTCCTCTTCCACACCGAGCCGTGTCGACTCGACGACCGCGCCGCCTACGAGCGGCTCTGGGACTCGTGGATCGGCGAGGGATGGCGCGTCGTATCGTGCGTCTCGTCCGATCCGCTCGTGCAGCTCCACCCGGGGTTCGCCGTCTTCACCCACACCGTGGACACCACGGTGGCGACCGAAGACGGTGAGGACTCCTTCCGCGAGCGCGAAACCATCGTCTTCGCCGTCGAGGACGCACAGCTCGTCGCCGTCCACGAACACCTCTCGCCTCTCAGCTGA
- the speB gene encoding agmatinase, producing the protein MQPSSSPTPRGPVDASVVPRFAGIATFARLPTLDEVGRADVAVVGVPFDSGVSYRPGARFGPAHVREASRLLRPYNPAQDVFPFGAQQVADAGDIAANPFDIDAAVAEIAAAARKLGERATRLVTIGGDHTIALPLLRTVSERHGPVAVIHFDAHLDTWDTYFGAPTTHGTPFRRASEEGLIDLTASMHVGIRGPLYDKSDLSDDERLGFAIVTTDEIERDGVARAIERIRTRVAGAPVYLSIDIDVLDPAHAPGTGTPEAGGLTSRELLTIIRSLSDLPIVGADVVEVAPAYDHAQITAVAASHTVYELLSAMAPKGANA; encoded by the coding sequence ATGCAACCCTCATCCTCTCCGACACCGCGCGGCCCGGTGGATGCGAGCGTCGTCCCTCGATTCGCCGGCATCGCGACCTTCGCGCGCCTGCCGACGCTGGACGAGGTCGGGCGCGCGGACGTCGCGGTCGTGGGCGTGCCCTTCGACAGCGGGGTCAGCTACCGGCCGGGCGCGCGCTTCGGGCCGGCGCATGTGCGCGAGGCCTCTCGACTGCTGCGTCCGTACAACCCCGCCCAGGACGTCTTCCCCTTCGGAGCCCAGCAGGTCGCCGACGCTGGCGACATCGCCGCCAACCCGTTCGACATCGATGCAGCGGTGGCCGAAATCGCCGCCGCCGCGAGGAAGCTCGGCGAGCGGGCGACGCGCCTGGTCACGATCGGCGGTGACCACACGATCGCCCTGCCGCTGCTGCGCACGGTCAGCGAGCGCCACGGCCCGGTCGCCGTCATTCACTTCGATGCGCACCTCGACACCTGGGACACCTACTTCGGCGCGCCGACCACCCACGGCACACCGTTCCGGCGGGCGTCGGAGGAGGGGCTGATCGATCTCACCGCCAGCATGCACGTCGGCATCCGGGGTCCGCTGTACGACAAGAGCGACCTCAGCGACGACGAGCGACTCGGTTTCGCCATCGTGACGACCGACGAGATCGAGCGCGACGGCGTCGCGCGTGCGATCGAGCGGATCCGCACCCGCGTCGCGGGTGCGCCGGTCTATCTGTCGATCGACATCGACGTCCTCGACCCCGCCCACGCCCCCGGTACCGGCACCCCCGAGGCCGGAGGGCTCACCAGCCGTGAGCTTCTCACCATCATCCGCAGTCTCAGCGATCTGCCGATCGTCGGTGCCGACGTCGTCGAGGTCGCTCCGGCATACGACCACGCGCAGATCACCGCGGTCGCGGCCAGCCACACCGTCTACGAGCTGTTGAGCGCCATGGCTCCGAAGGGGGCGAACGCATGA
- a CDS encoding helix-turn-helix domain-containing protein — protein sequence MRAIHPAAEEKVAPIGAKLRAARTAQGMSLAQVATTTGLSKGFLSRVERDETSPSVSTLVQLCQVLSLPMGALFAEPEVQRVTWDDAPRVNLGGVHVDDRLLSPRSEQRVQLLRSELAADAHGGRELYTINCDVEVVHVVTGRMTVRFADRTVSLSPGDALTFPGREPHTWEVDGGAPAVVLWVIVPAPWSGSA from the coding sequence GTGAGGGCGATCCATCCCGCGGCCGAAGAGAAGGTGGCCCCCATCGGCGCCAAGCTGCGCGCCGCTCGCACTGCGCAGGGCATGTCGCTCGCGCAGGTGGCCACGACCACCGGCCTGTCGAAGGGATTCCTCAGCCGCGTCGAGCGGGACGAGACCTCACCGAGCGTGTCGACGCTCGTGCAGCTGTGCCAGGTGCTGTCCCTGCCGATGGGTGCACTGTTCGCCGAGCCCGAAGTGCAGCGCGTGACCTGGGACGATGCTCCCCGCGTCAATCTCGGTGGCGTCCACGTCGACGATCGACTCCTTTCGCCACGTTCCGAACAGCGGGTGCAGCTGCTGCGCTCGGAGCTCGCCGCCGACGCCCACGGGGGCCGCGAGCTCTACACGATCAATTGCGACGTCGAGGTGGTCCACGTCGTCACGGGCCGGATGACCGTGCGGTTCGCCGATCGAACGGTCTCGCTCTCGCCGGGCGACGCCCTGACCTTCCCGGGCCGCGAACCGCACACATGGGAGGTCGACGGCGGCGCCCCCGCGGTCGTCCTCTGGGTCATCGTACCGGCCCCCTGGAGCGGCTCCGCCTGA
- a CDS encoding NAD(P)/FAD-dependent oxidoreductase, translating to MTPIATVTRRHRVVVIGGGNGGLSVAGRLVRRGVSDIAVIEPRSEHVYKPLLSHVAGGTARLQETMRPQGEVTPRGVTWIQDAASDIDPERSTVTLGGGDVIGYDHLIVSAGVQHDWTRVPGLSAALTTPHVVSNYEPDLAGKASVALRDLRRGTAVFVQPPGPASCAGAGQKPMYQACDYWRRIGVLDDIRVILVLPTPTMFGIPEIDAELERVVARYGIEVRYSTELAIVDGDERHVTLESHGTRERIDYDVLSVEPSQSAPDWLKATPLSAASDPGGFVAVDAETLRHPRWPSVWSLGDAADTTNSKSGGALRKQSYVLAKNLAAVIAGRRPTARYDGYSVCPFTVSRSTVVFAEFDDRGELKPTIPFWRSMYRENRLSWIFDRRILPWLYWHAILPGRL from the coding sequence GTGACACCCATCGCCACGGTGACCCGCCGGCACCGGGTCGTGGTGATCGGCGGCGGCAACGGCGGGCTCTCGGTCGCCGGTCGCCTCGTCCGGCGCGGGGTCTCCGACATCGCCGTCATCGAGCCCCGCAGCGAGCACGTCTACAAGCCGCTTCTCTCGCACGTCGCGGGCGGAACGGCGCGGCTTCAAGAGACGATGCGCCCTCAGGGCGAGGTGACCCCGCGCGGGGTCACCTGGATCCAGGATGCTGCGAGCGACATCGATCCGGAACGCTCGACCGTGACCCTCGGCGGCGGCGACGTCATCGGATACGACCACCTCATCGTGAGCGCCGGCGTACAGCACGACTGGACGCGAGTGCCGGGGTTGTCTGCGGCGCTGACCACGCCGCACGTGGTGTCGAACTACGAGCCCGATCTGGCGGGGAAGGCGAGCGTGGCTCTGCGCGACCTCCGGCGCGGCACCGCGGTCTTCGTCCAGCCGCCCGGCCCCGCCTCCTGCGCGGGGGCAGGGCAGAAGCCGATGTATCAGGCGTGCGACTACTGGCGTCGGATCGGCGTGCTCGACGACATCCGCGTCATCCTCGTCCTTCCCACTCCGACGATGTTCGGGATCCCCGAGATCGACGCCGAGCTGGAGCGGGTGGTCGCCCGGTACGGCATCGAGGTGCGCTATTCGACCGAGCTGGCGATCGTCGACGGCGACGAGCGTCACGTCACGCTTGAATCGCACGGGACGCGGGAGAGGATCGACTACGACGTGCTGTCGGTCGAACCGTCCCAGTCGGCCCCCGATTGGCTCAAGGCGACGCCGCTCTCCGCGGCATCCGACCCCGGCGGATTCGTCGCCGTCGACGCCGAGACCCTCCGGCATCCCCGATGGCCGAGCGTCTGGAGTCTGGGGGATGCCGCGGACACGACGAATTCGAAGTCGGGCGGGGCCCTGCGCAAGCAGAGCTACGTGCTGGCGAAGAACCTCGCCGCCGTGATCGCCGGGCGTCGGCCGACGGCACGCTACGACGGGTACTCGGTCTGCCCGTTCACCGTCTCCCGCTCGACGGTCGTCTTCGCGGAGTTCGACGATCGCGGGGAGCTCAAGCCGACGATCCCGTTCTGGCGGTCGATGTACCGCGAGAACCGGCTGTCGTGGATCTTCGACCGCCGCATCCTGCCCTGGCTGTACTGGCACGCCATCCTGCCGGGCCGGCTCTGA
- a CDS encoding pyridoxamine 5'-phosphate oxidase family protein has protein sequence MNETATPGHDEQAKLRELLKKFRFAMVTTRAADGSLQAHPLTVQEAEFDGDLWFVIARHASAVQHVQADPRVGVSFSSNDAWLSLSGRAEVVTDDAKLRELWNPGVEAWFPNGPEDPEIVLLRFDAEGGEYWDSPGGRVATLLAFVKHKVTGERLEGENEKFDL, from the coding sequence ATGAACGAGACGGCCACCCCAGGGCACGACGAGCAGGCCAAGCTCCGCGAGCTGCTGAAGAAGTTCCGCTTCGCCATGGTGACCACGCGCGCGGCGGACGGCTCGCTCCAGGCGCACCCCCTGACCGTGCAGGAGGCGGAATTCGACGGCGATCTGTGGTTCGTGATCGCGCGTCACGCGTCTGCCGTGCAGCACGTCCAGGCCGACCCCCGCGTCGGGGTGTCCTTCAGCTCGAACGACGCCTGGCTGTCGCTGTCGGGTCGCGCCGAGGTGGTGACCGACGACGCGAAGCTGCGGGAGCTCTGGAACCCAGGCGTCGAGGCCTGGTTCCCGAACGGTCCCGAGGATCCCGAGATCGTCCTCCTCCGGTTCGACGCCGAGGGAGGGGAGTACTGGGACAGCCCCGGCGGCCGGGTCGCGACGCTTCTCGCCTTCGTCAAGCACAAGGTGACCGGCGAGCGCCTCGAGGGTGAGAACGAGAAGTTCGACCTGTGA
- the msrB gene encoding peptide-methionine (R)-S-oxide reductase MsrB — protein sequence MTNEYRKTPEAISALTDLQYQVTQRDGTEPPFRNAHWNNHEPGIYVDVVSGEPLFSSTDKFDSRTGWPSFTRPIDPEAVTTKTDWKMILPRTEVRSAIADSHLGHVFRDGPRDAGGLRYCMNSAALRFVPASDLQAQGYGAYRRLFENTQKENAS from the coding sequence GTGACGAACGAGTACCGCAAGACCCCCGAGGCGATCAGCGCCCTGACCGACCTGCAGTATCAGGTCACCCAGCGCGACGGCACCGAGCCGCCGTTCCGGAACGCCCACTGGAACAACCACGAGCCCGGAATCTATGTCGACGTGGTGTCGGGAGAGCCGCTGTTCTCCTCCACCGACAAGTTCGACAGCAGGACCGGGTGGCCGAGCTTCACGCGCCCCATCGACCCCGAGGCGGTGACGACGAAGACGGACTGGAAGATGATCCTGCCGCGCACCGAGGTGCGGTCGGCGATCGCTGACAGCCACCTCGGGCACGTCTTCCGAGACGGACCGCGGGATGCCGGTGGGCTTCGTTACTGCATGAATTCGGCCGCGCTGCGCTTCGTGCCTGCATCGGATCTGCAGGCCCAGGGGTACGGCGCATACCGCAGACTGTTCGAGAACACCCAGAAGGAGAACGCCTCATGA
- the msrA gene encoding peptide-methionine (S)-S-oxide reductase MsrA: protein MTSGPTDTGAITRLPGTETAVLAGGCFWGMEDLIRRQPGVLQTRVGYTGGSNDHATYRNHPGHAEAVEIVFDPSQTTYRDILAFFFQIHDPSTLNRQGNDIGTSYRSAIFPLTPVQEQTARDTIADVDASGLWPGKAVTTIEQAGPFWEAEPEHQDYLLRIPNGYTCHFPRAGWVLPRRSEATSTV, encoded by the coding sequence ATGACCAGTGGACCCACCGACACCGGAGCGATCACCCGCCTCCCCGGCACCGAGACCGCCGTCCTCGCGGGCGGATGCTTCTGGGGCATGGAGGATCTGATCCGCAGGCAGCCCGGAGTCCTGCAGACCCGCGTCGGCTACACCGGCGGAAGCAACGATCACGCCACCTACCGAAACCACCCCGGTCACGCCGAGGCGGTGGAGATCGTCTTCGATCCGTCCCAGACGACGTACCGCGACATCCTGGCGTTCTTCTTCCAGATCCACGACCCGTCGACGCTGAACCGTCAGGGCAACGACATCGGCACCAGCTACCGTTCGGCGATCTTCCCGCTGACCCCGGTGCAGGAGCAGACCGCGCGCGACACCATCGCCGACGTCGACGCCTCGGGCCTCTGGCCCGGCAAGGCCGTCACGACGATCGAGCAGGCAGGCCCCTTCTGGGAGGCCGAGCCCGAGCACCAGGACTACCTGCTGCGCATCCCGAACGGCTACACCTGCCACTTCCCGCGCGCCGGGTGGGTCCTCCCCCGCCGCTCGGAGGCGACGTCGACGGTCTGA
- a CDS encoding DUF2945 domain-containing protein, with protein MTKDLKKGDRVSWSTSRGRTQGKVVERRTKDFQFAGQKFTASDDEPAYIVESEKSGDKAAHKGSALRKLS; from the coding sequence GTGACCAAGGACCTCAAGAAGGGCGATCGCGTCAGCTGGAGCACGTCGCGGGGGCGCACCCAGGGCAAGGTGGTGGAGCGCCGGACGAAGGACTTCCAGTTCGCCGGCCAGAAGTTCACCGCCAGTGACGACGAGCCGGCGTACATCGTCGAATCGGAGAAGAGCGGCGACAAAGCCGCACACAAGGGCTCCGCGCTGCGAAAGCTCTCCTGA
- a CDS encoding cold-shock protein → MATGTVKWFNSEKGYGFIAPDDGSADLFAHFSAITGEGFKELHEAQKVEFDAERGPKGMQAANIRAL, encoded by the coding sequence ATGGCCACTGGCACCGTGAAATGGTTCAACTCCGAGAAGGGCTACGGGTTCATCGCACCCGACGACGGCTCGGCCGATCTCTTCGCGCACTTCAGCGCGATCACCGGTGAGGGCTTCAAGGAGCTCCACGAAGCGCAGAAAGTCGAATTCGACGCCGAGCGTGGCCCCAAGGGCATGCAGGCTGCGAACATCCGCGCACTCTGA
- a CDS encoding fatty acid desaturase family protein: MSSTVLEPRLGPVRQTYAGTAEFPPMARAYTDVAQIVRETGLLARARWFYALVGAAIAVGFGACIAGFILLGDSWFQLLIAAALGILFTQVAFLAHEAAHRQILSSGPANDRLALILGNGVVGMSVSWWASKHTRHHANPNRVGKDPDIEIDTISFIDEDAATARGLRRAITHRQGYLFFPLLTLEGLNLHALAFRHLFSRQPVKGRFTELALLFLRFGVVLIPVFLVLPLGMAFAFLGVQLAVFGVYMGASFAPNHKGMPVIAKDAKLDFFSKQVRTSRNVSGGWWATVLMGGLNYQVEHHLFPNMPRPHLAKAREIVRDHCETLNVPYTETTLWRSYAIVIAYLNRVGLAARDPFDCPMTGTYRRV; this comes from the coding sequence ATCTCTTCAACCGTCCTCGAGCCCCGCCTCGGACCTGTTCGTCAGACCTATGCCGGCACGGCGGAGTTCCCGCCCATGGCCCGCGCTTACACCGATGTGGCGCAGATCGTCCGTGAGACCGGTCTCCTTGCCCGAGCACGCTGGTTCTACGCGCTCGTCGGCGCAGCGATCGCCGTCGGCTTCGGCGCCTGCATCGCCGGCTTCATCCTGCTCGGCGACAGCTGGTTCCAGCTCCTCATCGCCGCAGCTCTGGGCATCCTGTTCACCCAGGTGGCCTTCCTGGCGCACGAGGCGGCGCACCGTCAGATCCTCAGCTCGGGGCCCGCGAACGACCGCCTTGCGCTGATCCTCGGCAACGGCGTCGTGGGCATGAGCGTCTCGTGGTGGGCCAGCAAGCACACCCGACACCACGCCAACCCCAACCGGGTCGGCAAGGATCCCGACATCGAGATCGACACGATCTCGTTCATCGATGAGGATGCGGCGACGGCCCGGGGCCTGCGCCGGGCGATCACCCATCGACAGGGATACCTGTTCTTCCCGCTTCTGACCCTCGAGGGGCTCAATCTCCACGCCCTCGCGTTCCGTCACCTGTTCAGCCGACAGCCCGTGAAGGGTCGGTTCACCGAGCTCGCCCTGCTGTTCCTCCGCTTCGGCGTCGTGCTCATCCCCGTCTTCCTCGTCCTTCCCCTGGGTATGGCCTTCGCCTTCCTGGGCGTGCAGCTGGCCGTGTTCGGCGTGTACATGGGAGCCTCCTTCGCCCCCAACCACAAGGGCATGCCGGTCATCGCGAAGGACGCCAAGCTCGACTTCTTCTCCAAGCAGGTGCGCACTTCGCGCAACGTCAGCGGCGGATGGTGGGCGACGGTGCTCATGGGCGGCTTGAACTACCAGGTGGAGCATCACCTCTTCCCGAACATGCCTCGCCCGCATCTGGCCAAGGCCCGCGAGATCGTCCGCGACCACTGCGAGACGCTGAACGTGCCGTATACCGAGACCACGCTGTGGCGCTCCTACGCCATCGTGATCGCGTACCTGAACCGCGTGGGGCTCGCGGCTCGCGACCCCTTCGACTGCCCGATGACGGGAACATACCGCCGCGTCTGA
- a CDS encoding GNAT family N-acetyltransferase, whose protein sequence is MTSHTLPDGAILRRAQPGDEPGILDAITALAAYEREPDAVANTVEALTDSLFGAEPRVFAHVVERDGAIFGIAIWFLTYSTWTGTHGIWLEDLWVHDVARGRGYGRALMQALAGECVERGYARFEWTVLDWNEPSIGFYRAIGALPMEEWTTQRLSGDALRALAHVPPGRA, encoded by the coding sequence GTGACCTCGCACACACTTCCCGACGGTGCCATCCTGCGCCGCGCTCAGCCCGGAGATGAGCCGGGCATCCTCGACGCCATCACCGCCCTCGCGGCCTACGAGCGAGAGCCCGACGCGGTGGCGAACACGGTCGAAGCCCTGACCGACTCGCTGTTCGGAGCCGAGCCGCGCGTATTCGCCCACGTCGTCGAACGCGACGGGGCGATCTTCGGCATCGCAATCTGGTTCCTCACCTACTCCACCTGGACCGGAACGCACGGCATCTGGCTCGAGGATCTCTGGGTGCACGACGTCGCCCGGGGCCGCGGCTACGGTCGCGCGCTCATGCAGGCGCTCGCGGGCGAGTGCGTCGAACGCGGGTACGCGCGGTTCGAGTGGACGGTGCTCGACTGGAACGAACCCTCGATCGGGTTCTACCGGGCGATCGGCGCCCTGCCGATGGAGGAATGGACCACCCAGCGTCTCAGCGGTGACGCCCTGCGCGCCCTCGCGCACGTGCCTCCCGGGCGGGCGTAA
- a CDS encoding HNH endonuclease signature motif containing protein yields the protein MLADELAKLRRRRAALEAKETRLLADAYALTLEQRSRVGSVSSRERDMPLRSMALELGMAVRVNDRSMQSQMHDAHELIELFPQTMDALVEGRVSRAHAQVIQDAGRVIEDAADRAAFERIVLVEAERQTVPRTKKYAIQRAAVLDPRPLQERHHTAMKERRVWVTDLDDTLSTLTILGGNVYIHGAFNRLTGQGTTIKDVDRAKRREYAATQGEAGAPEEETAEPWFDDRSLDEIRCDLALDMLLAASPVIDPTDQTTGGLGAIRAEVQITIPITTLTGVTGSGAELNGVTPVDPETARRMAGTARVWDRVLTDPITGVVTAVDRYVLHPSQTRFLNARDVTCRTPGCRRPAKLCDKDHSRDFALGGPTSNDNLCNECVRHHTLKHATNWHVEQLPGGVLKFTSPGGKNYDSHPPSRVAFVPTDDDGLTVAPF from the coding sequence GTGCTCGCGGATGAGCTGGCGAAGCTGCGGCGGCGTCGGGCGGCGCTGGAGGCGAAGGAGACCCGGTTGCTCGCCGACGCATACGCGTTGACGCTCGAGCAGCGGTCGCGGGTGGGGTCGGTGTCGTCCAGGGAGCGGGACATGCCGTTGCGGTCGATGGCGCTGGAGCTGGGGATGGCGGTGCGGGTGAATGACCGGTCGATGCAGTCGCAGATGCATGACGCGCACGAACTGATCGAGCTGTTCCCGCAGACGATGGATGCCCTGGTCGAGGGGCGGGTCAGTCGGGCGCATGCGCAGGTGATCCAGGATGCGGGCCGGGTGATCGAGGATGCCGCCGACCGGGCGGCGTTCGAACGCATCGTGCTCGTCGAAGCGGAGCGGCAGACGGTGCCGCGGACGAAGAAGTACGCCATCCAACGTGCCGCGGTGTTGGACCCGAGGCCGTTGCAGGAACGACACCACACGGCGATGAAGGAAAGACGGGTGTGGGTCACCGACCTGGACGACACCCTGTCGACGTTGACGATCCTGGGCGGGAACGTCTACATCCACGGCGCCTTCAACCGGCTCACCGGGCAGGGCACCACGATCAAGGACGTCGACCGCGCGAAGCGGCGCGAGTACGCCGCGACGCAGGGTGAAGCGGGTGCGCCGGAGGAGGAAACGGCAGAGCCGTGGTTCGACGACCGCTCACTGGATGAGATACGCTGCGACCTCGCCCTGGACATGCTCCTCGCCGCGTCCCCGGTGATCGACCCCACCGACCAGACCACGGGCGGGCTCGGCGCCATCCGGGCCGAAGTGCAGATCACCATCCCGATCACCACCCTCACCGGCGTCACCGGGTCGGGAGCCGAGTTGAACGGAGTCACCCCGGTTGATCCGGAAACGGCCCGGCGGATGGCAGGGACGGCGAGGGTGTGGGACCGGGTGTTGACCGACCCCATCACCGGGGTCGTCACCGCCGTGGACAGGTACGTGCTCCATCCCTCCCAAACCCGGTTCCTCAACGCCCGCGACGTCACCTGCCGAACACCGGGATGCCGAAGGCCCGCGAAACTCTGCGACAAAGACCACTCCAGAGACTTCGCGTTAGGCGGACCAACGTCCAACGACAACCTCTGTAACGAGTGCGTGAGGCACCACACGTTGAAACACGCGACGAACTGGCACGTCGAACAACTCCCCGGCGGGGTGCTGAAATTCACCAGCCCTGGAGGGAAGAACTACGACAGCCACCCACCCTCACGGGTCGCGTTCGTCCCCACCGACGACGACGGACTCACCGTCGCCCCCTTCTGA
- a CDS encoding AAA family ATPase, which translates to MLAFDDPLPRRPRRFAVAGVSGAGKTTLAARIAEVTGAPHTEIDALFHGAGWTERPEFLDDVGRLVAGESWVTEWQYATARPLLTARADILVWLDLPYWSCVFPRVVRRTLRRRLRREELWNGNIEPALHTFFTDPEHIVRWSISTRRKYDERIPRLARDDTAPAVIRLRSQNEVDQWVDGPLRASARLS; encoded by the coding sequence GTGCTCGCCTTCGACGATCCCCTGCCCCGCCGCCCGCGCCGGTTCGCGGTGGCAGGGGTGTCGGGGGCGGGGAAGACGACGCTCGCGGCGAGGATCGCAGAGGTCACCGGTGCGCCGCACACCGAGATCGACGCCCTCTTCCACGGAGCCGGTTGGACCGAGCGGCCAGAGTTCCTCGACGATGTCGGGCGGCTGGTGGCGGGGGAGTCCTGGGTGACCGAATGGCAGTACGCGACCGCGCGTCCTCTCCTCACCGCGCGTGCCGACATCCTGGTCTGGCTCGACCTGCCCTACTGGAGCTGCGTGTTCCCCCGGGTCGTGCGGCGGACCCTTCGGCGGCGGCTCCGCCGCGAGGAACTGTGGAACGGCAACATCGAGCCTGCGCTCCACACCTTCTTCACAGACCCCGAGCACATCGTGCGCTGGTCGATCAGCACCAGGCGCAAGTACGACGAGCGGATTCCCCGACTGGCCCGCGATGACACGGCGCCGGCGGTGATTCGTCTGCGTTCGCAGAACGAGGTCGATCAGTGGGTCGATGGACCGCTGCGGGCCAGTGCGCGACTCTCTTGA
- a CDS encoding DUF2834 domain-containing protein, producing the protein MTRARDPWPPLAIAFLVLALAGLVATFVFNVWAVVQMRDFIGDLVSSGPAVSSITVDLLVVAIAACVVIVVEGRRLGMKRWWLYIVLSGITAIAFTFPLFLAMRERRLAARRAPDEAAPTA; encoded by the coding sequence ATGACCCGCGCCCGCGACCCCTGGCCCCCACTCGCCATCGCCTTCCTCGTCCTGGCTCTCGCGGGACTCGTCGCCACCTTCGTCTTCAACGTCTGGGCTGTCGTGCAGATGCGCGACTTCATCGGCGACCTCGTCAGCAGCGGCCCCGCGGTCTCATCCATCACCGTCGACCTCTTGGTCGTCGCGATCGCCGCCTGCGTTGTGATCGTCGTCGAGGGGCGACGGCTCGGGATGAAGCGGTGGTGGCTTTACATCGTGCTGTCGGGCATCACGGCGATCGCCTTCACTTTTCCGCTGTTCCTCGCGATGCGCGAGCGGCGACTGGCCGCGCGGCGCGCGCCGGACGAGGCCGCTCCGACGGCGTGA
- a CDS encoding LacI family DNA-binding transcriptional regulator: MTRRRVTLADVARAAGVSRTTASLVLSDRGTELRISEASQQRVRQVASELGYRPNILSADLRRGSSRTIGFISDTIATSQLAGDMIKGALDHAHREGYLLFIGETEGDLSEEERLVQTMLDRQVDAVVIASMFTRERPIPEGVRGRSVVLLNALPDEAGAVTAIIPDEYDAGRRAAELLLAAGHTRIHLVGAGPDRDQVAPQTVAGRERLAGILDALADAGIEPVSGRMCKVWLPEDGWRATADLVASGARGEAIITFNDRLAFGAYQALQEAGMRVPDDFSLVSFDDHQLAGWLHPGLTTFAIPHYELGRRAVQYLLDGEDDAVAAVERIEMPLRSRGSVAPVGGVAPSGAVTPSERPRPARAARPVAARASRGTAEK; this comes from the coding sequence GTGACCCGACGCCGTGTGACCCTCGCCGATGTGGCTCGCGCCGCCGGTGTCTCGCGGACGACGGCGTCGCTGGTGCTGTCGGATCGCGGAACAGAGCTTCGGATCTCGGAGGCGTCGCAGCAGCGGGTGCGCCAGGTCGCCTCGGAACTCGGCTACCGTCCCAACATCCTCTCCGCCGACCTTCGCCGCGGATCCAGCCGCACCATCGGCTTCATTTCCGACACCATCGCGACCTCGCAGCTCGCCGGTGACATGATCAAGGGCGCCCTCGACCATGCGCATCGCGAGGGGTATCTGCTCTTCATCGGTGAGACCGAGGGGGATCTCTCCGAAGAGGAGCGCCTGGTCCAGACGATGCTGGATCGACAGGTGGATGCGGTCGTCATCGCCTCGATGTTCACCAGGGAGCGGCCGATTCCCGAGGGGGTGCGTGGCCGATCAGTCGTGCTGTTGAACGCTCTGCCTGACGAAGCGGGTGCGGTCACCGCGATCATTCCCGACGAGTACGATGCCGGACGGCGTGCGGCGGAGCTTCTGCTGGCGGCCGGTCACACACGGATCCACCTTGTGGGCGCCGGACCGGATCGCGACCAGGTGGCACCGCAGACGGTGGCGGGTCGCGAGAGGCTTGCCGGCATCCTCGACGCGCTCGCCGATGCCGGCATCGAGCCGGTGAGCGGGCGGATGTGCAAGGTCTGGCTTCCCGAGGACGGATGGAGGGCGACCGCCGACCTCGTCGCGTCCGGCGCTCGAGGCGAGGCGATCATCACCTTCAACGACCGCCTGGCCTTCGGCGCCTATCAGGCGCTGCAGGAGGCGGGCATGCGGGTTCCCGACGATTTCTCCTTGGTGTCCTTCGACGACCATCAGCTGGCCGGGTGGTTGCACCCGGGCTTGACCACCTTCGCGATTCCGCACTACGAGCTCGGGCGTCGTGCCGTCCAGTACCTCCTCGACGGAGAGGATGACGCGGTGGCCGCCGTCGAACGCATCGAGATGCCGTTGCGCTCGCGCGGCTCCGTCGCGCCGGTCGGCGGCGTCGCACCCTCCGGTGCCGTCACGCCGTCGGAGCGGCCTCGTCCGGCGCGCGCCGCGCGGCCAGTCGCCGCTCGCGCATCGCGAGGAACAGCGGAAAAGTGA